The Gouania willdenowi chromosome 7, fGouWil2.1, whole genome shotgun sequence genome includes a window with the following:
- the klhl17 gene encoding kelch-like protein 17: MMEGGMQLLNRDGHSISHNSKRHYHDSFVSMNRMRQRGLLCDIILHVSNKEIKAHKVVLASCSPYFHAMFTNEMSESRQTHVTLHDVDPQALEQLVQYAYTAEIVVGEGNVQTLLPAASLLQLNGVRDACCKFLLSQLDPSNCLGIRGFADTHSCSDLLKSAHKYVLQHFVEVSKTEEFMLLPLKQVLDLISSDNLNVPSEEEVYRSVLSWVKHDVDGRRQHVPWLMKCVRLPLLRRDFLMSNVDTELLVRHHSECKDLLIEALKYHLMPEQRGVLSNSRTRPRRCEGASPVLFAVGGGSLFAIHGDCEAYDTRTDRWHMVASMSTRRARVGVAAIGNRLYAVGGYDGTSDLATVESYDPIANSWQSEVSMGTRRSCLGVAVLHGLLYAAGGYDGASCLNSAERYDPLTSTWTSIAAMSTRRRYVRVATLDGSLYAVGGYDSSSHLATVEKYDPQSNTWTAIANMLSRRSSAGVAVLDGMVYVAGGNDGTSCLNSVERFNPKTNTWEGVAPMNIRRSTHDLVAMDGWLYAVGGNDGSSSLNSIEKYNPRSNKWVAASCMFTRRSSVGVAVLELLNFPPPSSPTLSVSSTSL, encoded by the exons ATGATGGAGGGGGGCATGCAACTGCTCAACCGCGATGGCCACAGCATCTCGCACAACTCCAAGCGACACTATCACGACTCGTTCGTGTCCATGAACAGGATGCGACAGCGCGGTCTGCTGTGCGACATCATCCTTCACGTCTCCAACAAAGAGATCAAAGCGCACAAAGTTGTGTTGGCGTCCTGTAGCCCTTATTTCCACGCTATGTTTACTA ATGAGATGTCAGAGAGTCGGCAGACACATGTGACTCTTCATGACGTTGATCCTCAGGCCCTGGAGCAGCTGGTTCAGTATGCCTACACGGCAGAGATTGTGGTTGGGGAAGGGAACGTGCAG ACACTCCTGCCCGCGGCGAGCCTGCTGCAGCTCAATGGGGTGCGGGATGCCTGCTGTAAGTTCCTCCTCAGCCAGCTGGACCCTTCCAACTGCTTGGGGATCCGAGGCTTTGCAGACACGCACTCCTGTAGCGATTTGCTCAAGTCGGCTCACAAGTACGTTCTGCAGCACTTTGTGGAAGTGTCAAAGACTGAGGAGTTCATGCTGCTGCCACTGAAACAG GTTTTAGATTTGATCTCCAGTGACAATCTCAACGTACCATCAGAGGAGGAGGTGTACCGCTCCGTGCTGAGTTGGGTGAAACATGATGTCGATGGTCGCAGACAACACGTACCCTGG TTGATGAAGTGCGTGCGGCTGCCGCTGTTGAGGCGAGACTTTCTGATGAGCAACGTCGATACAGAGCTGCTGGTACGTCACCACTCAGAGTGCAAGGACCTGCTGATTGAGGCTCTCAAATACCACCTGATGCCCGAGCAGCGGGGAGTGCTCAGCAACAGTCGGACACGGCCGCGGCGCTGCGAGGGAGCCAGTCCGGTCCTCTTTGCTGTCG GTGGAGGCAGTCTGTTTGCGATTCATGGAGACTGTGAGGCCTACGACACCAGGACTGATCGCTGGCACATGGTGGCGTCCATGTCCACTCGTCGGGCACGAGTGGGCGTGGCAGCCATCGGGAACAGATTGTATGCTGTCGGAGG GTATGACGGCACCTCGGATCTTGCAACCGTTGAGTCTTATGATCCCATCGCAAACTCCTGGCAATCTGAGGTTTCCATGGGAACACGACGGAGCTGTTTGGGCGTGGCCGTCCTGCATGGCTTACTTTATGCAGCTGGAGGTTACGATGGAGCTTCTTGCCTTAACAg TGCCGAGCGTTACGATCCTCTCACCAGTACATGGACGTCAATCGCTGCCATGAGCACCCGAAGAAGATATGTGCGAGTAGCAACTCTTG ATGGCAGCCTGTATGCAGTCGGAGGTTATGACAGCTCATCACACCTCGCAACAGTGGAGAAATATGACCCGCAG AGCAACACATGGACAGCCATTGCCAACATGCTGAGTCGACGCAGCAGTGCCGGGGTGGCCGTGCTGGATGGTATGGTGTACGTCGCTGGAGGCAACGACGGCACTAGTTGCTTAAACTCAGTGGAACGGTTCAATCCCAAGACCAACACCTGGGAGGGAGTGGCCCCCATGAACATACGCAG GAGCACCCACGACCTGGTGGCGATGGACGGTTGGTTGTACGCAGTGGGCGGTAACGACGGCAGCTCTAGTCTGAACTCCATCGAGAAGTACAACCCACGGAGTAACAAGTGGGTCGCCGCCTCCTGCATGTTCACGCGCCGCAGCAGCGTGGGCGTCGCCGTGCTGGAACTCCTGAACTTCCCTCCCCCGTCCTCACCCACCCTGTCCGTGTCCTCCACCAGCCTTTGA